A single genomic interval of Stenotrophomonas sp. ZAC14D1_NAIMI4_1 harbors:
- the smpB gene encoding SsrA-binding protein SmpB — MSKNSGKDKAKNATANKTIALNKRARHEYHIEERFEAGLALQGWEVKSIRAGRGNIIDAYAYVKQGEIFLIGAQITPLIQASTHVVANDRRERKLLLHRNEIDKLVGKVERDGYTIVPTAMYWSKNKIKLEVALAKGKQTHDKRDAAKDRDWAIEKQRVMRRGNRDA; from the coding sequence ATGAGCAAGAACAGCGGCAAGGATAAAGCAAAGAACGCGACGGCCAACAAAACCATTGCGTTGAACAAGCGTGCCCGCCACGAGTACCACATCGAGGAGCGCTTCGAGGCAGGCCTGGCCCTGCAGGGCTGGGAGGTGAAGTCGATCCGCGCCGGGCGCGGCAACATCATCGACGCCTACGCCTACGTGAAGCAGGGCGAGATCTTCCTGATCGGCGCGCAGATCACCCCGTTGATCCAGGCCTCCACCCACGTGGTGGCCAACGACCGGCGCGAGCGCAAGCTGCTGCTGCACCGGAACGAGATCGACAAGCTGGTCGGCAAGGTCGAGCGCGATGGCTACACGATCGTGCCCACGGCTATGTACTGGAGCAAGAACAAGATCAAGCTCGAAGTGGCGCTGGCCAAGGGCAAGCAGACCCACGACAAGCGCGATGCCGCCAAGGACCGCGACTGGGCGATCGAGAAGCAGCGCGTGATGCGTCGCGGAAACCGCGACGCGTAA
- a CDS encoding type II toxin-antitoxin system RatA family toxin, with amino-acid sequence MPTIRRSALVEHSAARMFDLVNDVQAYPRRFRWCSDARVLEQGEDRLVARLDLGLGSFSTWFQTENTLQRPHSIDMQLRDGPFKQLHGRWEFHALAEDACKVTLTLEFEPKSRLLAPALAIGFQGLADRMVNDFVRVADEG; translated from the coding sequence ATGCCTACTATCCGCCGCAGCGCCCTGGTCGAACACTCGGCCGCGCGCATGTTCGACCTGGTCAACGACGTCCAGGCCTATCCGCGCCGCTTCCGCTGGTGCTCGGATGCCCGCGTCCTGGAACAGGGCGAGGACCGCCTGGTCGCCCGCCTGGATCTGGGCCTGGGTTCGTTCAGCACCTGGTTCCAGACCGAAAACACCCTGCAGCGCCCGCACAGCATTGATATGCAGCTGCGCGACGGCCCGTTCAAGCAGCTGCACGGTCGCTGGGAATTCCATGCCCTGGCCGAGGATGCCTGCAAGGTCACCCTGACCCTGGAGTTTGAGCCGAAATCCCGCCTGCTTGCGCCGGCGCTGGCGATCGGTTTCCAGGGCCTGGCCGACCGCATGGTCAACGACTTCGTCCGCGTTGCCGACGAGGGCTGA
- a CDS encoding RnfH family protein: MIEVEVVLAWPQQVQSRRLQLPEGATVAEAVAAAALDGSAGCPAAAVHGVLARPQQALLDGDRVELLRPLQADPKENRRRRARGD; the protein is encoded by the coding sequence ATGATCGAGGTCGAGGTGGTACTGGCCTGGCCGCAACAGGTGCAGTCACGCCGGTTGCAGCTGCCGGAAGGTGCGACCGTGGCCGAAGCCGTTGCCGCAGCCGCCCTCGACGGCAGTGCCGGGTGTCCGGCCGCCGCCGTGCATGGCGTGCTGGCACGCCCGCAGCAGGCGTTGCTGGACGGTGATCGGGTGGAACTGCTGCGGCCGCTGCAGGCCGATCCCAAGGAAAACCGCCGGCGTCGCGCGCGCGGCGATTGA
- the bamE gene encoding outer membrane protein assembly factor BamE — MRNLLLVAAVALSTTGCGIIYKQPIYQGNLIREDAVSKLQVGQSKQQVNALLGTPSVPDPFHAQRWDYTSSQRVNRLGRTEVKNFTVYFENDAVTRWDGEYFPANDKALAQQTVRQFGRNLAKDKKKGR, encoded by the coding sequence ATGCGCAATCTTCTGTTGGTCGCCGCCGTCGCCCTGTCCACCACCGGGTGCGGCATCATCTACAAGCAACCCATCTATCAGGGCAACCTGATCCGGGAAGATGCCGTCTCCAAGCTGCAGGTCGGGCAGAGCAAGCAGCAGGTGAATGCGCTGCTGGGCACCCCGTCCGTGCCGGACCCCTTCCACGCCCAGCGCTGGGATTACACCTCCAGCCAGCGCGTGAACCGTCTCGGCCGTACCGAAGTGAAGAACTTCACCGTGTACTTCGAGAATGACGCCGTCACCCGTTGGGATGGCGAGTACTTCCCGGCCAACGACAAGGCCCTGGCCCAGCAGACGGTCCGCCAGTTCGGCCGCAACCTGGCCAAGGACAAGAAGAAGGGTCGCTGA
- the fur gene encoding ferric iron uptake transcriptional regulator — METHDLRKVGLKVTHPRMRILALLEQRNAQHHMTAEDIYRQLLEHGDEIGLATVYRVLTQFEAAGLVLKHNFEGGQAVYELDRGGHHDHMVDVDSGKIIEFESHEIEELQRKIAADHGYELEEHSLVLYVRKKRK; from the coding sequence ATGGAAACCCACGACCTGCGTAAAGTCGGCCTGAAGGTGACCCATCCGCGGATGCGGATCCTGGCGCTGCTCGAGCAGCGCAATGCCCAGCACCACATGACCGCCGAAGACATCTACCGCCAGCTGCTGGAGCACGGCGATGAAATCGGCCTGGCCACGGTGTACCGGGTGCTGACCCAGTTCGAGGCCGCCGGCCTGGTGCTGAAGCACAACTTCGAAGGCGGCCAGGCCGTCTACGAGCTGGACCGCGGCGGCCACCACGACCACATGGTCGATGTGGACAGCGGCAAGATCATCGAGTTCGAAAGCCACGAAATCGAGGAGCTGCAGCGCAAGATCGCCGCAGACCACGGCTACGAGCTGGAAGAGCATTCGCTGGTGCTGTACGTGCGCAAGAAGCGCAAGTAA
- a CDS encoding SGNH/GDSL hydrolase family protein, which produces MHRFRHLAVTALIALSGTASAEQASPSHWVASWQASPQPVWGADFLFPTLIPPALQDQTFRQTARISLGGPRLRVRLSNAHGQQPLRVGAASVASAAGSAPLALRFDGQPSVLIAPGQERLSDPLALPTRALQAVQVSLYLPAATPLHSFHWDGRQTSWIAPGDQSRATTLHGAEPTTARLVLTGIDVEAPASARSVVVIGDSITDGATASLDQDQRWTDHLAARLAPRGVAVANAGISGGRLLRDGMGEAALTRFPRDVLDQPGVASVIVLLGINDISWPGTAFARDEARPTLGQLQAGYRALARQAHGRGLRILGATLPPFAGALPGTPLEDYYAADKDTLRRQLNDWLRSDSPFDAVIDLDAALRDPADPSRMAPAFDSGDHLHPGDAGNRAMAEAVDLQVLMGPSTHGSDLP; this is translated from the coding sequence ATGCACCGCTTCCGCCATCTTGCCGTCACTGCCCTGATCGCCCTGTCCGGCACCGCCAGCGCTGAACAAGCCAGCCCCAGCCACTGGGTGGCCAGCTGGCAGGCCAGCCCGCAACCGGTCTGGGGCGCGGACTTCCTGTTTCCGACCCTGATCCCGCCCGCCCTGCAGGACCAGACCTTTCGCCAGACTGCGCGCATCAGCCTGGGCGGACCGCGGCTGCGGGTGCGGCTGAGCAATGCCCATGGGCAGCAGCCGCTGCGGGTAGGCGCGGCCAGCGTGGCCAGCGCCGCCGGCAGCGCGCCCCTGGCCCTGCGGTTCGACGGCCAGCCCAGCGTGCTGATCGCCCCCGGCCAGGAACGCCTGAGCGACCCATTGGCCTTGCCCACCCGCGCCCTGCAGGCCGTCCAGGTCAGCCTCTACCTGCCAGCAGCCACGCCGCTGCACAGCTTCCACTGGGACGGCCGGCAGACCAGCTGGATCGCCCCCGGTGACCAGAGCCGAGCGACCACCCTGCACGGGGCCGAACCCACCACCGCGCGCCTGGTGCTGACCGGAATCGATGTCGAGGCGCCAGCCAGCGCGCGCAGCGTGGTGGTCATCGGCGATTCGATCACCGATGGCGCGACCGCCAGCCTGGACCAGGACCAGCGCTGGACCGACCATCTGGCCGCCCGCCTGGCTCCGCGCGGGGTGGCCGTGGCCAATGCCGGCATCTCCGGCGGCCGCCTGCTGCGCGACGGCATGGGCGAAGCCGCCCTCACCCGCTTCCCGCGTGACGTGCTCGACCAACCCGGCGTGGCCAGCGTGATCGTGCTGCTCGGCATCAACGACATCAGCTGGCCGGGCACGGCCTTTGCCCGCGACGAGGCCCGGCCCACCCTGGGCCAGCTGCAGGCCGGCTACCGGGCGCTGGCACGGCAGGCCCACGGCCGGGGCCTGCGGATCCTCGGCGCGACCCTGCCGCCCTTCGCGGGCGCCCTCCCCGGTACGCCACTGGAGGACTACTACGCTGCGGACAAGGACACGCTGCGCCGGCAGCTCAACGATTGGTTGCGCAGCGACAGCCCGTTCGACGCCGTGATCGACCTCGATGCGGCCCTGCGTGATCCCGCTGATCCGTCGCGGATGGCCCCCGCCTTTGACTCGGGCGACCACCTGCACCCCGGCGATGCCGGCAACCGGGCGATGGCCGAGGCGGTGGACCTGCAGGTGTTGATGGGGCCATCCACGCATGGCTCGGACCTGCCGTGA
- a CDS encoding LysR family transcriptional regulator, protein MARPDINRSGELEVFVRVIETGGFSAAARSLDMTPSAVSKLVARLEQRLGTRLLQRSTRQLQLTPEGCAFYERGLRVLADLEEAERCASAHAEPRGRLRVNSNVPFGQHFLLPLLPRFLQLNPQVGVDLMLNDEVIDLLEQRTDVAVRAGPLKSSSLVARRLGSTRMMIVAAPSYAQRQGLPRTAEELLAHNRLDIGHARAMQGWPVLQDGRERMVLPNGNARASNGDALRQLVLGGLGMARLAAFQVQADIAGGRLLPVLEDANPGDLEEVHAVFLGQGGYLPLRVRAFLDFLVENVDLARPLG, encoded by the coding sequence ATGGCGCGACCCGACATCAACCGATCCGGCGAACTGGAAGTGTTCGTACGGGTGATCGAGACCGGCGGCTTTTCCGCCGCCGCGCGCTCGCTGGACATGACGCCTTCGGCGGTCAGCAAGCTGGTGGCGCGGCTGGAACAGCGGTTGGGCACGCGCCTGCTGCAGCGCTCCACCCGGCAACTGCAACTGACCCCGGAAGGCTGCGCGTTCTACGAACGTGGGCTGCGGGTGCTGGCTGACCTGGAGGAGGCCGAGCGCTGTGCCAGTGCCCATGCCGAGCCGCGTGGGCGGCTGCGGGTCAATTCCAACGTGCCCTTTGGCCAGCACTTCCTGCTGCCGCTGCTGCCACGGTTCCTGCAGCTCAATCCCCAGGTGGGCGTGGACCTGATGCTGAACGACGAGGTGATCGACCTGCTGGAGCAGCGCACCGACGTCGCCGTGCGTGCGGGGCCGCTGAAGAGCTCCAGCCTGGTGGCGCGGCGGCTGGGCTCGACGCGGATGATGATCGTGGCGGCGCCGTCCTACGCGCAGCGGCAGGGGCTGCCGCGCACGGCCGAGGAACTGCTGGCGCACAACCGGCTGGACATCGGCCATGCGCGGGCGATGCAGGGCTGGCCGGTGCTGCAGGACGGCCGCGAGCGCATGGTGCTGCCCAACGGCAATGCCCGCGCCAGCAATGGTGACGCGCTGCGCCAGCTGGTGCTGGGCGGGCTGGGCATGGCGCGGCTGGCCGCGTTCCAGGTGCAGGCCGACATAGCCGGTGGGCGCCTGCTGCCGGTGCTGGAAGACGCCAACCCGGGTGACCTCGAAGAGGTGCACGCGGTGTTCCTGGGGCAGGGCGGTTACCTGCCGCTGCGGGTGCGCGCGTTCCTCGACTTCCTGGTGGAGAACGTGGATCTGGCGCGGCCGTTGGGGTAG
- the recN gene encoding DNA repair protein RecN produces MLRHLSIKDFAVVRATELEFGPGMTVVSGETGAGKSLMVDALGFLSGLRADSGVVRHGAARAELSAEFALDQLQAARQWLADNELDDEDQCQLRRVIRADGGSRSWINGRPVTLAQLAELAGRLVEIHGQHEQQALLTRPSQLALLDAYARNEAERRQVRRAAAAWQALVDESLALSQQGDVSDRIGFLEHQLRELDREDLEPESIAALGASHRRQAHASALLSACQAASNQLNGDDGSSALDLLQQVRHELSRLIEHDPRLGEVDGLIENASIQLHEALSLLDRVHDDLDADPEQFEENERRLGRLHDLARKHRVPMDELGAQRERMHAEVEQLRGADERLQRLAGEIDKAAAAWRVQAEVLSSSRRQAATELSATTTGIIAELGMGGGQFLIELEPQDSGKPDPQGAERVEFLVAANAGQPPRALRKVASGGELSRISLAIEVAALDLDAVPTMVFDEVDSGIGGAVADIVGQKLRALGEKRQVLCVTHLPQVASKGHAHYRVSKAPVEGMTQSAVEKLDTKAREEELARMLGGVEVSKEARAAARKLLQA; encoded by the coding sequence ATGCTCAGACATCTTTCGATCAAGGATTTTGCCGTCGTCCGCGCCACCGAACTGGAGTTCGGGCCCGGCATGACCGTTGTTTCAGGCGAGACCGGCGCCGGCAAGTCGCTGATGGTCGACGCGCTGGGCTTCCTGTCCGGCCTGCGCGCCGACAGCGGCGTGGTCCGCCACGGCGCCGCCCGCGCCGAGCTGTCGGCCGAGTTCGCCCTGGACCAGCTGCAGGCCGCACGCCAGTGGCTGGCCGACAACGAGCTGGACGATGAGGACCAGTGCCAGCTGCGCCGGGTGATCCGCGCCGACGGTGGCTCGCGCTCCTGGATCAACGGCCGCCCGGTGACCCTGGCACAGCTGGCCGAACTGGCAGGGCGGCTGGTGGAAATCCATGGCCAGCATGAGCAGCAGGCCCTGCTGACGCGCCCGTCGCAGCTGGCCCTGCTCGATGCCTATGCCCGCAACGAGGCCGAGCGCCGCCAGGTGCGCCGCGCCGCCGCCGCGTGGCAGGCGCTGGTCGATGAATCACTGGCGCTGTCGCAACAGGGCGACGTTTCCGACCGCATCGGCTTCCTCGAGCACCAGCTGCGCGAGCTCGACCGCGAGGACCTGGAACCCGAATCGATTGCCGCCCTGGGCGCCAGCCACCGTCGCCAGGCCCACGCCAGCGCCCTGCTGAGCGCCTGCCAGGCGGCCAGCAACCAGCTCAACGGCGACGACGGCAGCTCGGCGCTGGACCTGCTGCAGCAGGTGCGCCACGAGCTGTCACGCCTGATCGAGCACGACCCGCGCCTGGGCGAGGTGGACGGTTTGATCGAGAACGCCTCGATCCAGCTGCACGAAGCCCTGTCGCTGCTGGACCGGGTGCACGACGATCTCGATGCCGACCCGGAGCAGTTCGAGGAGAACGAGCGCCGCCTCGGCCGCCTGCACGACCTGGCCCGCAAGCACCGCGTGCCGATGGACGAACTGGGCGCGCAGCGCGAGCGCATGCATGCCGAAGTGGAGCAGCTGCGCGGCGCCGACGAGCGCCTGCAGCGCCTGGCCGGTGAGATCGACAAGGCTGCCGCCGCGTGGCGCGTGCAGGCCGAAGTGCTCAGCAGCAGCCGCCGCCAGGCCGCGACCGAACTGTCGGCCACCACCACCGGCATCATCGCCGAGCTGGGCATGGGCGGCGGCCAGTTCCTGATCGAGCTGGAACCGCAGGACAGCGGCAAGCCCGACCCGCAGGGTGCCGAGCGCGTGGAGTTCCTGGTGGCAGCCAATGCCGGGCAGCCACCGCGTGCGCTGCGCAAGGTCGCCTCCGGTGGCGAACTGTCGCGCATCTCGCTGGCCATCGAAGTGGCTGCGCTGGACCTCGATGCAGTACCGACCATGGTGTTCGACGAAGTCGATTCGGGCATCGGCGGCGCGGTGGCCGACATCGTCGGCCAGAAGCTGCGCGCGCTGGGCGAGAAGCGCCAGGTGCTGTGCGTCACCCACCTGCCGCAGGTCGCCTCCAAGGGCCACGCCCATTACCGGGTCAGCAAGGCCCCGGTGGAAGGCATGACCCAGAGCGCGGTGGAGAAGCTGGATACCAAGGCACGCGAGGAAGAGCTAGCGCGCATGCTGGGTGGCGTGGAAGTGAGCAAGGAAGCGCGCGCGGCCGCCCGCAAGTTGCTGCAGGCCTGA
- the hrcA gene encoding heat-inducible transcriptional repressor HrcA translates to MHGSADQLAPRARHLLRTLIARYIQDGEPVGSQTLARVAGLEVSPATIRNILGDLEDLGLLASPHTSAGRIPTAHGYRVFVDSLLQMQPPGEGELARLRHELAGGGSTQALLGSASELLSAMSHFVGVVSAPRREQFAFRQIDFVALDGRRVLAILVFADNEVQNRVIETRQDFEPGQLEQVANYLNAHFAGLPLAEIRTRLLLELRDARSELELLLAHSIELAEQALQPPADDMLVAGQTRLMGVQDLSDLERLRELFELFSSKREILQLLERTIQAPGVRIFIGEETGMMPLQGVSLVTAPYTANGQVLGVLGVIGPKRMAYDRVIPLVQATADVLGAAFSPPGRGPGPADA, encoded by the coding sequence ATGCACGGTTCCGCTGACCAGCTTGCCCCGCGTGCGCGCCATCTGCTGCGCACGCTGATCGCGCGTTACATCCAGGACGGTGAGCCGGTCGGCTCGCAGACACTGGCGCGCGTGGCTGGCCTGGAGGTCAGTCCGGCGACCATCCGCAACATCCTGGGCGACCTGGAGGACCTGGGCCTGCTGGCCTCGCCGCATACCTCGGCCGGGCGCATCCCGACCGCGCACGGCTACCGGGTGTTCGTGGACAGCCTGCTGCAGATGCAGCCGCCGGGCGAGGGGGAACTGGCCCGCCTGCGCCACGAACTGGCCGGAGGCGGCAGTACCCAGGCCCTGCTGGGCAGCGCCTCGGAGCTGCTGTCGGCCATGAGCCACTTCGTGGGCGTGGTCAGCGCGCCGCGGCGCGAGCAGTTCGCCTTCCGCCAGATCGATTTCGTGGCGCTGGACGGGCGCCGGGTGCTGGCGATCCTGGTGTTTGCCGACAACGAGGTGCAGAACCGGGTCATCGAGACCCGCCAGGACTTCGAGCCGGGCCAGCTGGAACAGGTGGCCAACTACCTCAATGCCCATTTTGCCGGCCTGCCGCTGGCCGAGATCCGCACCCGCCTGCTGCTGGAGCTGCGCGACGCCCGTTCCGAGCTGGAGCTGCTGCTGGCCCACAGCATCGAGCTGGCCGAGCAGGCCCTGCAGCCGCCGGCCGATGACATGCTGGTGGCCGGCCAGACCCGGCTGATGGGGGTGCAGGACCTGTCCGACCTGGAACGCCTGCGCGAACTGTTCGAACTGTTCTCCAGCAAGCGCGAGATCCTGCAGCTGCTGGAGCGGACCATCCAGGCCCCGGGCGTGCGCATCTTCATCGGTGAAGAGACCGGGATGATGCCGCTGCAGGGGGTCTCGCTGGTCACAGCGCCCTATACCGCCAACGGGCAGGTGCTGGGCGTGCTGGGGGTGATCGGGCCCAAGCGGATGGCCTACGACCGGGTGATTCCGCTGGTCCAGGCCACCGCGGACGTGCTCGGGGCGGCCTTTTCGCCCCCGGGACGCGGTCCGGGGCCGGCAGACGCTTGA
- the grpE gene encoding nucleotide exchange factor GrpE, which translates to MNQEHPDIEAQQSAADAAAAAGTHDELERLRAEVEQVKADALRERADLENQRKRVARDIDQARKFANEKLLGELLPVFDSLDAGLKAAGDDANPLREGLEMTYKQLLKVAADNGLVLLDPTGQPFNPEHHQAISQVPAPGAAPGSVVTVFQKGYLLNERLLRPALVVVAAD; encoded by the coding sequence ATGAACCAAGAACATCCAGATATCGAAGCCCAGCAGAGCGCCGCCGATGCGGCCGCTGCCGCAGGCACCCATGACGAACTGGAGCGCCTGCGCGCCGAGGTCGAGCAGGTCAAGGCCGATGCGCTGCGTGAGCGCGCCGACCTGGAGAACCAGCGCAAGCGCGTGGCCCGCGACATCGACCAGGCCCGCAAGTTCGCCAACGAGAAGCTGCTGGGCGAGCTGCTGCCGGTGTTTGACAGCCTGGATGCCGGCCTGAAGGCTGCCGGCGACGACGCCAACCCGCTGCGCGAGGGGCTGGAGATGACCTACAAGCAGCTGCTGAAGGTCGCCGCCGACAACGGCCTGGTCCTGCTGGACCCGACCGGCCAGCCGTTCAACCCGGAACACCACCAGGCCATCAGCCAGGTGCCGGCCCCCGGTGCCGCCCCCGGCAGCGTGGTGACCGTGTTCCAGAAGGGCTACCTGCTCAACGAGCGCCTGCTGCGGCCGGCGCTGGTGGTAGTGGCCGCCGATTGA
- the dnaK gene encoding molecular chaperone DnaK — MGKIIGIDLGTTNSCVAIMDGGKARVIENSEGDRTTPSIVAYTKDGEVLVGASAKRQAVTNPKNTFYAVKRLIGRKFTDAEVQKDIAHVPYSILAHDNGDAWVSTSDAKKMAPQEISAKVLEKMKKTAEDFLGEKVTEAVITVPAYFNDSQRQATKDAGRIAGLDVKRIINEPTAAALAYGLDKGDNKDRKIVVYDLGGGTFDVSVIEIANVDGEKQFEVLATNGDTFLGGEDFDNRVIEYLVEEFNKDQGIDLRKDPLALQRLKDAAERAKIELSSAQQTEVNLPYVTADASGPKHLNIKLTRAKLESLVDELIRKSIEPCRVALNDAGLRSSDISEVILVGGQTRMPKVQQAVTEFFGKEPRKDVNPDEAVALGAAIQGGVLGGDVKDVLLLDVTPLSLGIETMGGVFTKIIEKNTTIPTKASQVFSTAEDNQSAVTVHVLQGEREQARFNKSLAKFDLSGIEPAPRGLPQVEVSFDIDANGILHVSAKDKKTNKEQKVEIKAGSGLSEEEIARMVADAEANREEDKKFQELVQARNQADALIHGTRSAITEHGSKVGGDVIGKVEAALADLETAMKGDDKAQIEAKSKVLEEAGQALFAAASAEQGGAAPGADAGNAGKAQDDVVDAEFTEVKDDKKS; from the coding sequence ATGGGCAAGATCATTGGTATCGACCTCGGCACCACCAACTCGTGCGTGGCGATCATGGACGGCGGCAAGGCCCGCGTCATCGAGAATTCGGAAGGCGATCGCACCACCCCGTCGATCGTCGCCTACACCAAGGACGGCGAAGTCCTGGTCGGCGCCTCGGCCAAGCGCCAGGCTGTCACCAACCCCAAGAACACCTTCTACGCGGTGAAGCGCCTGATCGGCCGCAAGTTCACCGACGCCGAAGTGCAGAAGGACATCGCCCACGTCCCGTACAGCATCCTGGCCCATGACAACGGCGATGCCTGGGTGTCCACCAGCGATGCCAAGAAGATGGCGCCACAGGAAATCTCGGCCAAGGTGCTGGAAAAGATGAAGAAGACCGCCGAGGACTTCCTCGGTGAGAAGGTCACCGAAGCGGTCATCACCGTGCCGGCCTACTTCAACGACAGCCAGCGCCAGGCGACCAAGGACGCAGGCCGCATCGCCGGCCTGGACGTCAAGCGCATCATCAACGAGCCGACCGCGGCCGCGCTGGCCTATGGCCTGGACAAGGGCGACAACAAGGATCGCAAGATCGTGGTGTACGACCTGGGCGGCGGCACCTTCGACGTCTCGGTGATCGAGATCGCCAACGTCGACGGTGAGAAGCAGTTCGAAGTGCTGGCCACCAACGGTGACACCTTCCTGGGCGGCGAAGATTTCGACAACCGCGTCATCGAATACCTGGTTGAAGAGTTCAACAAGGACCAGGGCATCGACCTGCGCAAGGATCCGCTGGCCCTGCAGCGCCTGAAGGACGCCGCCGAGCGCGCCAAGATCGAGCTGTCCAGCGCCCAGCAGACCGAAGTGAACCTGCCGTACGTTACCGCTGACGCGTCGGGCCCGAAGCACCTGAACATCAAGCTGACCCGCGCCAAGCTGGAGTCGCTGGTGGACGAGCTGATCAGGAAGTCGATCGAGCCGTGCCGCGTCGCCCTGAACGATGCCGGCCTGCGCTCGAGCGACATCAGCGAAGTGATCCTGGTTGGTGGCCAGACCCGCATGCCGAAGGTGCAGCAGGCGGTGACCGAGTTCTTCGGCAAGGAACCGCGCAAGGACGTCAACCCGGACGAAGCCGTGGCACTGGGTGCGGCGATCCAGGGCGGCGTGCTGGGCGGCGACGTCAAGGATGTGCTGCTGCTGGACGTGACCCCGCTGTCGCTGGGCATCGAGACCATGGGCGGCGTGTTCACCAAGATCATCGAGAAGAACACCACCATCCCGACCAAGGCGTCGCAGGTGTTCTCGACCGCTGAAGACAACCAGTCGGCCGTGACCGTGCACGTGCTGCAGGGTGAGCGCGAACAGGCCCGCTTCAACAAGTCGCTGGCCAAGTTCGACCTGTCCGGCATCGAGCCGGCCCCGCGCGGCCTGCCGCAGGTGGAAGTGTCCTTCGACATCGACGCCAACGGCATCCTGCACGTGTCGGCCAAGGACAAGAAGACCAACAAGGAACAGAAGGTCGAGATCAAGGCCGGTTCGGGCCTGTCCGAGGAAGAGATCGCACGCATGGTCGCCGACGCGGAAGCCAACCGCGAAGAAGACAAGAAGTTCCAGGAACTGGTGCAGGCCCGTAACCAGGCCGACGCCCTGATCCACGGCACCCGCAGCGCCATCACCGAGCACGGCAGCAAGGTCGGCGGCGATGTCATCGGCAAGGTCGAGGCCGCACTGGCCGACCTGGAAACCGCGATGAAGGGCGACGACAAGGCACAGATCGAAGCCAAGTCGAAGGTGCTGGAAGAAGCAGGCCAGGCGCTGTTCGCCGCGGCTTCGGCCGAACAGGGCGGTGCCGCCCCGGGTGCCGACGCCGGCAACGCAGGCAAGGCGCAGGATGACGTGGTGGACGCCGAGTTCACCGAAGTCAAGGACGACAAGAAGTCCTGA
- the dnaJ gene encoding molecular chaperone DnaJ — MSKRDYYEVLGVARTATDEELKKAYRRCAMKFHPDRNPGDAAAEASFKECKEAYETLSDGNKRRMYDAHGHAAFEHGMGGGGPGGPDMNDIFGDIFGNIFGGGGGGPRQARRGADIGYVMELDLEEAVRGVERRIEIPTLAECGDCDGSGSEDGKVETCNVCHGRGQVRIQRGIFAMQQACHNCNGRGQIIAKPCKTCHGNGRIEEDKVLSVKVPAGVDTGDRIRLQGEGEAGPAGTPPGDLYVEVRVREHHIFQRDGDDLHCEVPIRISQAALGDTVRVATLGGEAEIRIPAETQTGKLFRLRGKGVRSVRSRSEGDLYCRVVVETPVNLTNDQRKLLEQFEATFVGEEARKHSPKSATFMDGVKGFWDRMTS; from the coding sequence ATGAGCAAGCGCGATTACTACGAAGTGCTGGGCGTTGCCCGCACCGCCACCGACGAAGAGCTGAAGAAGGCCTACCGTCGCTGTGCGATGAAGTTCCACCCGGACCGCAACCCGGGTGATGCGGCGGCCGAAGCCTCCTTCAAGGAGTGCAAGGAAGCCTACGAAACGCTGTCCGACGGCAACAAGCGCCGCATGTACGATGCCCACGGCCACGCCGCGTTCGAGCACGGCATGGGCGGCGGCGGTCCGGGCGGCCCGGACATGAACGATATCTTCGGCGATATCTTCGGCAACATCTTTGGCGGTGGCGGCGGTGGTCCGCGCCAGGCCCGTCGCGGTGCCGACATCGGCTACGTGATGGAGCTGGACCTGGAAGAAGCCGTGCGCGGCGTCGAGCGCCGGATCGAGATCCCGACCCTGGCCGAATGTGGCGACTGCGATGGCAGTGGCTCGGAAGACGGCAAGGTCGAGACCTGCAACGTGTGCCATGGCCGCGGCCAGGTGCGCATCCAGCGCGGCATCTTCGCCATGCAGCAGGCCTGCCACAACTGCAACGGCCGCGGCCAGATCATCGCCAAGCCCTGCAAGACCTGCCACGGCAACGGCCGCATCGAGGAAGACAAGGTGCTGTCGGTGAAGGTGCCGGCCGGCGTCGATACCGGCGACCGCATCCGCCTGCAGGGCGAAGGCGAGGCCGGCCCGGCCGGTACGCCGCCGGGTGACCTGTACGTGGAAGTGCGCGTGCGCGAGCACCACATCTTCCAGCGCGACGGCGACGACCTGCACTGCGAAGTGCCGATCCGCATCTCGCAGGCCGCGCTGGGCGATACCGTGCGCGTGGCCACCCTTGGCGGCGAAGCGGAGATCCGCATTCCGGCCGAGACCCAGACCGGCAAGCTGTTCCGCCTGCGCGGCAAGGGCGTGCGTTCGGTGCGCAGCCGCAGCGAGGGCGATCTCTACTGCCGCGTCGTGGTGGAAACCCCGGTGAACCTGACCAACGACCAGCGCAAGCTGCTGGAACAGTTCGAAGCCACCTTCGTCGGCGAGGAAGCGCGCAAGCATTCGCCGAAGTCGGCCACCTTCATGGATGGCGTGAAGGGCTTCTGGGACCGGATGACGTCCTGA